Genomic window (Bacillota bacterium):
CGACCCCGGGCGGGTGGCGATCGTGCTCTCGCACTTCGCACCCAGCAAGGACATCCGCAGCGCCGACCAGTGCAGGGTCGCCCGCGAGTTCGCCCGCGAGCAGGGCCTGACCCACTACTACGAGATGGGCGAGGGCATCGAGCACGCGCTGTTGCCCGACCGCGGCCTGGTGCTGCCCGGTGAGGTGGTGCTCGGCGCCGACTCCCACACGTGCACCTACGGCGCCGTCGGGTGCTTTGCGACCGGCGTGGGCAGCACCGACCTCGCCTACGCGATGGCCACCGGCGAGACGTGGCTGAAGGTGCCGGAGACGATGAAGTTCGTGTACTACGGGCGCGTGCAGCCGTGGGTCAGCGGCAAGGACCTGATCCTTTACACCATCGGGCGCATCTCCTGCGACGGCGCCACCTACAAGGCGATGGAGTTCACCGGCGAGGCGCTGGCAAGCCTCGGCATGGATACCCGGTTGGCCATGGCCAACATGGCCATCGAGGCCGGCGGCAAGAACGGCATCTTCAACCCGGATGAACGGATGCTGCGCTACGTCGCCGAACGAGCGGCGCGGCCGTACACGCCAGTCTCGTCCGATCCCGGCGCCGAGTACGCCGAGGTTTACGAGTTCGACGCATCGAGCATCGAGCCGCAAATCGCCCTGCCCTGGTCCCCGGACAACGTGCGGCCCATCAGCCAGGTGGACAGCGTCCGCATCGACCAGGTGTTCATCGGCTCGTGTACCAACGGGCGGCTCGAGGACCTGCGCATGGCGGCCCGGATCCTTCGGGGCCGGCACGTGCACCCGGATGTGCGGGCCATCGTCATCCCCGCCTCGCGCGACATCTACCTCCAGGCGCTTCGCGAGGGGCTCATCGAGGTCTTCACGCAGGCCGGCTGCGTGGTCAGCGCGTCCACGTGCGGACCCTGCCTGGGCGGCCACATGGGCGTGCTCGGGAAGGGTGAGCGGTGCGTCAGCACCTCCAACCGCAACTTCGTCGGCCGGATGGGGCACCCCGAGTCGGAGTCGTACCTGGCGAACCCCGCCGTCGCCGCGGCGTCGGCCGTCGCCGGCCGGGTGTGCCACCCTGAGGAACTCGGCATCCGCTACGAGGACGTGGCCTAGGCCCCGTCGTGTCAGGAGGCATGCAGCATGGGACGGGTTTGGAAGTACGGCGACAACGTCAACACCGACGTGATCATCCCGGCACGGTACCTGTTCACGTCGGATCCGAAGGAACTGGCGGCCCACTGCATGGAGGACCTCGACCCGCAATTCGCCCCGAACGTGCGTCCGGGCGACGTGATCGTGGCCGGGCGCAACTTCGGCTCCGGCTCGTCCCGCGAGCACGCGCCCG
Coding sequences:
- the leuC gene encoding 3-isopropylmalate dehydratase large subunit gives rise to the protein MRRPMTITEKILAAHAGVEEVAPGSLVEVKVDFLMANDITAPLAIAAFAEMGAKRVFDPGRVAIVLSHFAPSKDIRSADQCRVAREFAREQGLTHYYEMGEGIEHALLPDRGLVLPGEVVLGADSHTCTYGAVGCFATGVGSTDLAYAMATGETWLKVPETMKFVYYGRVQPWVSGKDLILYTIGRISCDGATYKAMEFTGEALASLGMDTRLAMANMAIEAGGKNGIFNPDERMLRYVAERAARPYTPVSSDPGAEYAEVYEFDASSIEPQIALPWSPDNVRPISQVDSVRIDQVFIGSCTNGRLEDLRMAARILRGRHVHPDVRAIVIPASRDIYLQALREGLIEVFTQAGCVVSASTCGPCLGGHMGVLGKGERCVSTSNRNFVGRMGHPESESYLANPAVAAASAVAGRVCHPEELGIRYEDVA